Within the Nocardioides aurantiacus genome, the region TGCAGCGCCTGGACGTACATCTCGCCGACCAGGATGTTCTCGGTGAAGTCCTTGGAGCCCACGGTCAGCTTGACGCCGTCGAGGGCGCTGCCGCTCCCGCCACCGCTCCCGCCACCGCCACAGCCGGCGAGGGCCGCGGCGAAGGCGACGCTGAGGGACGCCGCTATCAGTCTCTTGTGGTTGCGCATCGGTTCACCCTTCGTGAGGAAGCAACGACCCCTGCCGGTCGGACCCACCGACCGGAGCGAGCCCCGCGCGAACGGGACCGACGGGCGCGACGCGGGCGCGCCGTGCCGTGGGTGTGCTCACAGTAGGGCGGGAGGGTCGCCGACGACGGGCGCAATCGCACGCGGTTGCAACGATTTGGTCTCGGCTGGGCACAGGCTTGCCCGGGTCTGCCCCGTTGCGCCCGGAACCGTCCGGTGACCGAGTGGCTAGAGACCGCGCGGCTTCAGGACGCGCTCGGCCACCGCGCCGAGCCAGTCGAAGCTGAGCGCGACCAGCGCGACCAGCCAGGCGCCGACGATCAGGATCGGGTCCTGGTTGAGCTTCAGGCCGGTCTGGATGGTGATGCCGAGCCCGCCGCCGCCGATGAGGAAGGCCAGCGTGGCCATGCCGATGTTGAGGGTGAGCGCGGTCCGGACCCCGGCGATGACGATCGGTACGGCGAGCGGCAGCTCGATCCGGGTCAACGCCTGCATCTTGGTCATCCCCATGCCGCGCCCCGCCTCGATGACCGAGCGGTCCACGCCGTCGAGGCCGACCATGGTGTTGCGCAGCACCGGCAGCAGGGCGTAGAGCGAGAGCGCCACGATCACGGTGAACCGGCCCTGGCCCATGATGCCGAGGAAGATCACCAGCAGGCCGTACGCCGGCAGCGCCTGCCCGGAGTTGGCCACCGCGAGGATGAACGGGCTGATCCGGCGTACGGCGGGACGGGTGAGCACGATGCCGAGCGGGACCGCGACCAGGATGACGATGACGGTCGACCAGAAGGCGATGTAGACGATCCGGATGGTCTGCGGGAGCAGCTTGTCGCCCCAGTTCAGCGCCGAGATGACGGTGCTGTTGCCGTCGGCCTGCAGGCCCCGGTAGTAGAGGAAGAACAGCAGTGCCAGCAGCGCGATCATCACCGGGGCCAGCCACAGGCCAGCGGTCTTGATCGCGCGGGCCCGCCGGGTGGCGGGGGGCGCGCTCGACGTGGCCGAC harbors:
- a CDS encoding ABC transporter permease; its protein translation is MSGGAPGATLDRTEPEAVPEPDASATSSAPPATRRARAIKTAGLWLAPVMIALLALLFFLYYRGLQADGNSTVISALNWGDKLLPQTIRIVYIAFWSTVIVILVAVPLGIVLTRPAVRRISPFILAVANSGQALPAYGLLVIFLGIMGQGRFTVIVALSLYALLPVLRNTMVGLDGVDRSVIEAGRGMGMTKMQALTRIELPLAVPIVIAGVRTALTLNIGMATLAFLIGGGGLGITIQTGLKLNQDPILIVGAWLVALVALSFDWLGAVAERVLKPRGL